The nucleotide window TGGCTTTTGACAAGATTAAACAGAATGATGTGCTGTCCAGTTGGTACGATTCATTCAGTGGGACCTTTCATGCTCGTAATGTCTGGCAATATCTTGAAGTGCCGTCCAAAGGCTGTTTCAAAGATGTCCGTTCCATGACGGTTGACAATGAAGATTCTGCACTGGAGCGAATTTTCAGTATTGGCGGCAAGACCGGCTGGTATTATGCCGATTTCCTGTGGCGGATCCGTGGTTTTCTTGATAAGATATTTGGAGGTGTAGGACTTCGGCGGGGCCGGCGGAATCACAGTGAGCTGGAAGCCGGAGACTCTGTAGATTTTTGGAGGGTGCTTTATGCCAGTAAGGAAGAAAAACGGCTTTTACTTTTTGCTGAAATGAAAGTTCCGGGCGAAGCCTGGCTCGAATTCAGAATAAAAGATGGAGTACTGCATCAGGAGGCAACGTTCAGGCCATTGGGTTTGTCCGGCAGACTGTACTGGTATGCAGTCCTGCCGTTCCACGGGCTTATTTTTAACGGGATGCTGCGAAAACTTGCCGGTGCGTAACAAAATTTGCCCGAAACATACTTCAAGAAAAGTCTTTTATTGCTTACCATGTATTTTTCGTTGCTCAATAACCGATAGAATAAAAAATAAAAGCGGAAAGCCAAAGTACACGGCTAAAATTATTAAAGTGATTTTTATTTGTCCATACCTTTTTTCGTCAAAAATAGATTTGTCAATTAAAACATCATCATCTTTTTCAAGCTGAATAATGTCAATGGTATTCTGAGTTTTAACGGGTGGACTGTGGTAAATTCTCACCAGATCGTCCTCGTTAAGGATGGAGAAAATCTTGTCATATTGCTTCTCATCCTTTGATAAGAAGGAATACAAGTTGCCATTTCCTTTTAATTTAACAAAAAGAACTTTAGTTTTGCTTTTAATAGGAAGTCTTTTGTAGGCATTCCCTTTATGAACTCTTTCTGTGAAGCCCACAATGTCAATTTTTCCTGTTGATATATTGAAATCATCTTTGCTCTGTGAGATATCGTTGATTTGAAGATACAGCAGAAATGATAGAATGCATGGCAAAAGACCAAGTATTAAAATCCATTTAAAATAATTTCTTGCTGTTTGGAGAACATTAGCCATGTAAGACATTAAAATATAAGGGCTCTATATTCAATCTATTATATAAACTAATTCTACTCTAAACCTACAGAATCATCGCCGCGACTGTCAGCAATTGCTGTCGTCATTCCCGTATCATCAATGACGATTAATTCTGTCCTGCCAATCTGTTCCGTTTTAACAAAACTGTAATTCTTTTTGATCAGTGACTCTATTGTCTTTTCTGGAAACGTCCTTTCAACAAGGACGCCCTCTGGCAGCCACTGATGGTGAAACTTGGGCGAATTTACGGCTTCTGATGGGTTTAACCCGAAATCTACAATATTTACGATCGACTGAAACACGGAGGTTGGAATTGTAGTACCGCCCGGTGTTCCTACAATGATGAACGGTTTACCCTTCTTCATAACAATAGTGGGTGTCATTGAGCTCAGCATCCTTTTACCCGGTTGTATGGCATTGGCTTCGCCTCCTACAGCTCCAAACATATTGGGCACTCCGGGTTTAACTGAGAAGTCATCCATTTCGTTATTCATGAAAAATCCTGCGCCTGCTACAACCACTTTACTTCCATATAATCCGTTGAGTGTGGTAGTGACAGATACCGCATTTCCTTCCCGGTCCAGTATTGAGATATGGGTTGTTTCCGCAGATTCTTCAGGCAGCGCTGTGATTTTACCTACAGCAGCACTCGGAGTTGCGAAATTTCTGTCAAAATTTTCCCAGCGTTTCTTCAGATACTCCTCAGAAATCAGCATTTGGGTCCTGTCTTCACTGAAATCCGGATCACCCATAAATTCAGCACGGTCAGCAAAAGCCCTGCGCTCAGCCTCCACCATGATCTGGACAGCTTCAGGTGAGTTATGAGTAAACTTTCCGAGGTTTTCAAAATCCGACATCTTCAGCATTTGCGCGAGCAATATTCCGCCACTTGAAGGCAAAGGCATGGATACTATTTCATTCTCTTTATAACGGAAAAGCAGGGGTTGCCGTTCAACAGCTTTATAATTCCGCAGGTCCTGCAGTTCAATGATGCCGTTGCCCCGTCTCATTTCGGCAACAATCAATTCTGCAGTTTTGCCTTCATAGAATCCTTTGGCGCCATTCTTTTGTATACTTGTCAGTGTTTCAGCCAGTTCCCTCTGGACCAGCAAATCTCCTTGCTTCCAGAACCCTCTTTTCTGAAATACGGACGGAATTTTATTGTGTTTATTGAATTGAGGCATTTCGCGGTTAAGCAAAGCTGCTTCACGCGCTGTTATAGTAAATCCTTTCGCTGCAAGCTCTATGGCAGGCTGTATTAGGACATCCATCGGCAGATTGCAGTGTTTTAGAGTAGCAAACATTCCTGCTACAGAACCCGGTACGCCAACGGCAAGCCTGCCGTTTTGGGACAGGTCTGTATCGGCATTGTTTTGTTTGTCCAGGTACATATCCCGTGAAGCTTTTGCCGGTGCAGTTTCGCGGTAATCCAGGGTGAATTTTTCGCCGCTGCTTTTTACCGCGACCAGAAAACCTCCGCCGCCCAGATTTCCCGCTTGCGGATAAACCACTGACAGAGCCAGCTGGGTTGCGACGGCTGCATCAAAAGCGTTGCCGCCAAGCCGTAATATGCCTGCGCCAACTTCACTTGCTAGCGGATGAGCGCTTACAACCACACCTTTATCTTTAGTACGTACTTCCTTTACCACATTGATTTCGGTGAACTGCGCAAGCGTGATAACCGGCCAAAACAGAATAAACAAAAGCATATTTTTCATCACAGGAAGTTTTATCAAAAGTAAAGA belongs to Chryseobacterium sp. and includes:
- the ggt gene encoding gamma-glutamyltransferase codes for the protein MKNMLLFILFWPVITLAQFTEINVVKEVRTKDKGVVVSAHPLASEVGAGILRLGGNAFDAAVATQLALSVVYPQAGNLGGGGFLVAVKSSGEKFTLDYRETAPAKASRDMYLDKQNNADTDLSQNGRLAVGVPGSVAGMFATLKHCNLPMDVLIQPAIELAAKGFTITAREAALLNREMPQFNKHNKIPSVFQKRGFWKQGDLLVQRELAETLTSIQKNGAKGFYEGKTAELIVAEMRRGNGIIELQDLRNYKAVERQPLLFRYKENEIVSMPLPSSGGILLAQMLKMSDFENLGKFTHNSPEAVQIMVEAERRAFADRAEFMGDPDFSEDRTQMLISEEYLKKRWENFDRNFATPSAAVGKITALPEESAETTHISILDREGNAVSVTTTLNGLYGSKVVVAGAGFFMNNEMDDFSVKPGVPNMFGAVGGEANAIQPGKRMLSSMTPTIVMKKGKPFIIVGTPGGTTIPTSVFQSIVNIVDFGLNPSEAVNSPKFHHQWLPEGVLVERTFPEKTIESLIKKNYSFVKTEQIGRTELIVIDDTGMTTAIADSRGDDSVGLE